The following proteins come from a genomic window of Roseofilum capinflatum BLCC-M114:
- a CDS encoding glycosyltransferase has product MYQSKSASSCHLWFPNMFGFKGGIQVYSAFLLKALQNFYHDVHYQVYLKHDSQSSPDLGDWHQTDFHFTGKIPLSLRTPAFAAQIMLGGLWHSPELVITSHLNFTPIAYWLKQLRGIPYWTIAHGVEAWNIERPLLKTALGHADRILAVSHYTRDRLLKEQDLNPEQVLLLPNTFDSDRFTIAPKPPYLLQRYGFSPETKILLTVCRLDSQEQYKGYDRILEALPTILPQVPNLHYLIVGKGDDRPRVETLIQQLNLQKYVTLAGFIPDEELCDHYNTIPLGVDIPEIQPDAKAKLRAKYDIPLDATIILFLSRLHYKKRPDLLIEALHQVQSKRPNLYLLLAGSGDSEYIEQLKQLLHQLDLHHCTRFTGFVTGEDKDLVLQGSDLFVLPSFSENFGIAVVEAMAAGLPVIITPEVQIAPEIKQANAGLIVEGNRESVASAIAQLLTSEKQKLSHNAQTLVKQCYSWPAIAERLADVDCSLIQNQLND; this is encoded by the coding sequence ATGTATCAGTCTAAAAGTGCTAGTTCTTGTCATTTGTGGTTTCCCAATATGTTTGGGTTTAAGGGCGGTATTCAAGTTTATTCTGCCTTTTTACTGAAAGCTTTACAGAATTTTTATCATGATGTTCATTATCAGGTATACCTTAAACATGATAGTCAATCTTCCCCCGATCTAGGTGATTGGCATCAAACAGATTTCCATTTTACAGGTAAGATCCCTCTATCCTTGAGAACGCCGGCTTTTGCGGCTCAGATTATGCTAGGGGGACTATGGCATTCTCCAGAGTTAGTGATAACCAGTCATTTGAATTTTACACCGATCGCCTACTGGCTGAAGCAGTTGAGAGGTATTCCCTATTGGACGATCGCCCACGGAGTAGAAGCCTGGAACATCGAGCGTCCCCTACTGAAAACGGCTCTGGGTCATGCCGATCGCATTCTCGCCGTAAGTCACTATACCCGCGATCGTCTCCTCAAAGAGCAAGACTTGAATCCAGAACAAGTGTTACTCCTTCCCAATACCTTTGATAGCGATCGCTTTACCATTGCCCCCAAACCGCCTTACCTACTGCAACGCTATGGTTTTTCTCCAGAAACGAAAATCCTATTAACCGTTTGCCGCTTAGATAGCCAAGAACAATATAAAGGCTACGATCGCATTCTAGAAGCCCTGCCCACCATCCTCCCACAGGTTCCCAACCTTCATTATCTGATTGTCGGCAAAGGGGATGACCGTCCCCGCGTGGAAACCCTAATTCAACAACTGAATCTACAAAAGTACGTCACCCTAGCCGGTTTTATTCCCGATGAAGAATTGTGTGACCACTACAATACCATTCCCCTAGGCGTGGACATTCCAGAAATCCAACCGGATGCTAAAGCTAAACTACGAGCAAAATATGATATTCCTTTAGACGCGACAATTATCTTATTTCTCTCGCGCCTGCATTATAAAAAGCGCCCAGATCTGTTAATCGAAGCACTCCATCAAGTTCAATCTAAACGTCCTAATCTTTATCTCCTGCTTGCTGGTTCTGGAGATTCTGAATATATTGAACAATTAAAACAATTACTCCATCAGTTAGACTTACACCATTGCACCCGATTTACCGGATTTGTGACTGGCGAAGACAAAGATTTAGTCCTGCAAGGCTCAGATCTTTTTGTCCTTCCTTCCTTTTCCGAAAACTTTGGGATTGCCGTTGTAGAAGCCATGGCTGCTGGTTTACCCGTAATTATTACCCCAGAAGTACAAATTGCCCCAGAAATTAAGCAGGCAAACGCTGGGTTAATTGTAGAGGGTAATAGAGAATCTGTAGCCAGTGCAATTGCTCAGTTACTGACATCGGAGAAGCAAAAACTGAGTCACAATGCTCAAACTTTAGTTAAACAGTGCTATTCTTGGCCAGCCATTGCAGAACGGCTGGCTGATGTCGATTGTTCTCTAATTCAGAACCAACTTAATGACTAA